A window from Vigna angularis cultivar LongXiaoDou No.4 chromosome 7, ASM1680809v1, whole genome shotgun sequence encodes these proteins:
- the LOC108336461 gene encoding receptor-like serine/threonine-protein kinase ALE2, whose amino-acid sequence MILMSTSFVFIHVFLHFLLLSFQVNSVSMNVPFASSERAKTLLLKPSRQSLSQGPIVTPRPKLPHYDHHHHSGKSYPVVPSPYKDPACSQICTDPFTATPFGSPCGCIFPMKVRLVLGVAPLVVFPVITELEIEIASGTYLKQSQVRIIGVSADNQNQWRTIVDIDLVPLGEKFDNTTALMLYERFWNKKVHLNRSLFGDYSTLYVAYPGIPSSLPPGYQIGSSPLPSNTVGFLPITASFMNEHEKLTLKTILIISLCSAVPFLVLVGAFFILLKWWKIRSSSSAMGPSLTSYLNKRYGLESMLSGRIMSSRSMSLVSAIAASILSVKTFSFSELEKATDKFNSQRVLGEGGFGRVYSGTLDDGNEVAVKLLTRNGQNRDREFIAEVEMLSRLHHRNLVKLFGICIEGRRRCLVYELVYNGSVESHLHGDDKKNCPLDWEARKRIAIGSARGLAYLHEDSNPRVIHRDFKASNVLLEDDFTPKVSDFGLAREAGEGNGHISTRVMGTFGYVAPEYAMTGHLLVKSDVYSYGVVLLELITGRKPVDMSQPQGEENLVTWARPLLRYREGLEKVVDPFLAGKYDFDEMAKMAAIASLCVHPEVTQRPFMGEVVQALKLIYNDTNESEKESLCHESDFGGDLVFSDSSWLDGEGVTPTLTYGPESSLITMDYSSGLLEMEKGTSSLNADETSLPIRHGNRSGPLRTARGKPSFTKLTRSRSDHVVSFQACL is encoded by the exons ATGATTTTGATGTCAACCTCCTTCGTGTTCATCCatgttttccttcattttttgcTTCTCTCTTTCCAAG tgaACTCAGTTTCTATGAATGTCCCATTTGCTTCATCTGAACGAGCTAAGACATTGTTACTTAAACCTTCTAGGCAATCTCTGTCTCAAG GTCCTATTGTGACTCCAAGACCAAAACTTCCTCATTATGACCATCATCACCACAGTGGTAAATCTTATCCTGTGGTTCCGTCCCCTTATAAAGACCCAG CTTGTAGCCAAATCTGTACTGATCCATTCACTGCAACTCCTTTTGGTTCACCTTGTGGCTGTATATTTCCCATGAAAGTCAGACTAGTACTGGGTGTAGCTCCTCTGGTTGTTTTTCCAGTCATTACTGAGTTAGAGATTGAAATTGCATCTGGAACATATTTGAAGCAGAGCCAAGTGAGGATAATAGGTGTCAGTGCTGACAATCAAAATCAGTGGAGAACCATTGTCGATATTGACTTGGTTCCACTTGGGGAAAAATTTGACAATACCACTGCACTTATGTTATATGAGAGGTTTTGGAACAAAAAAGTTCATCTAAATAGGAGCCTTTTTGGTGATTATTCCACATTGTACGTTGCTTATCCAG GTATTCCATCATCACTGCCACCTGGATATCAAATTGGGAGTAGTCCCCTGCCCAGTAATACCGTTGGTTTTCTCCCAATCACTGCTTCCTTCATGAATGAGCACGAGAAATTGACTCTTAAAACCATACTCATTATTTCTCTATGTTCTGCTGTACCCTTTTTAGTTTTGGTTGGagcatttttcattttgttgaaATGGTGGAAAATTAGGAGCTCATCAAGTGCTATGGGCCCTTCACTCACGTCATATCTAAATAAGAGATATG GCTTGGAATCTATGTTGTCAGGCAGAATTATGAGCTCAAGATCTATGTCCCTTGTGTCCGCTATTGCTGCTTCTATTCTCTCCGTtaaaacattttccttttccGAGCTTGAGAAAGCAACAGATAAATTCAATTCTCAGAGAGTATTAGGAGAAGGAGGATTTGGACGTGTTTATTCTGGGACATTGGATGATGGAAATGAAGTTGCAGTTAAGCTGCTAACAAGGAATGGTCAGAATAGAGACCGTGAATTTATTGCAGAAGTTGAGATGCTAAGCCGTTTGCATCAtcgtaatcttgtgaaactcttcgGTATATGCATAGAAGGGAGAAGGCGTTGCTTGGTTTATGAGCTGGTTTACAATGGCAGTGTTGAGTCTCATTTGCATG GTGATGACAAGAAAAACTGCCCTCTGGATTGGGAAGCACGGAAAAGAATTGCCATTGGATCTGCAAGAGGTTTGGCCTATCTACACGAGGATTCCAATCCTCGTGTAATTCACCGAGACTTTAAAGCTAGTAACGTGTTGTTAGAAGATGACTTTACCCCTAAGGTTTCTGATTTTGGATTAGCCAGAGAAGCGGGTGAAGGAAATGGTCATATTTCTACAAGGGTCATGGGTACTTTTGG GTATGTTGCCCCAGAATATGCAATGACAGGCCATTTACTCGTTAAAAGTGATGTTTATAGTTATGGTGTTGTGCTGCTTGAACTTATAACAGGCAGAAAACCAGTGGACATGTCTCAACCTCAAGGAGAGGAGAATCTTGTAACGTGGGCTCGACCTCTGTTGAGATACAGGGAAGGTTTAGAAAAGGTGGTGGATCCATTTTTGGCTGGAAAGTATGACTTCGATGAGATGGCAAAGATGGCGGCTATTGCTTCCTTGTGCGTCCACCCGGAGGTCACTCAAAGGCCTTTTATGGGTGAAGTTGTGCAGGCTCTTAAGTTGATCTACAACGACACCAATGAGAGTGAGAAGGAGTCTTTGTGCCATGAATCGGATTTTGGAGGTGACCTTGTCTTTTCTGATAGCAGTTGGTTGGATGGTGAAGGGGTAACCCCGACATTAACTTATGGACCTGAATCTTCCCTCATCACTATGGATTACAGTTCTGGTCTACTAGAAATGGAAAAGGGAACATCAAGCTTGAATGCAGATGAGACATCTTTGCCAATCAGGCACGGGAATAGATCAGGCCCCTTGAGAACAGCCCGGGGTAAGCCATCCTTTACTAAGCTTACTCGAAGTCGCAGCGATCATGTCGTATCCTTCCAAGCTTGTTTGTAA